The Nitrosomonas sp. PY1 genomic sequence TATTAAATAATCGTGGATTGGGTAATATTTTCATCAATGCGTAACGCATCCCATTGGAAAGCACGTCTCGCTTGACTTGCTTCTCAATAACGCCGCGACCGATGTCTACCAAAGCACCATAACGTACTCCTGATGGACAAGTAGTTTCACAGGCACGGCACGTCAAACAGCGATCCAAATGCGAAAGTGTTTTTTTTGTTACCGGCTGGCCTTCGAGCATCTGCTTAATCAGATAAATGCGTCCACGCGGACTATCCAATTCATCACCCAAAATTTGGTAAGTCGGGCAAGTTGCAAGACAAAAGCCGCAATGCACGCAACTACGTAATATTGCATCGGCTTCTTGACCTTGCGGTGTGTTCTTTATGAAATCAGCGAGTTTTGTTTGCATTTATAGCTCTGGATAGAATCTTCCGGGATTAAGGATTCCCGCTGGGTCAAATTTTTCTTTTAATGCACGATGTATTTTCAAAATTGCCGGACTGAGCGAATGAAAAACGCCGTTCCTTGCTGAGTGACCGCGAAACAAAGTTGCATGACCACCGGCATTTTCAGCAGTTTGATAGATCAACCGATCATCGCCTTCAGAATCACATACCAGCCAACGCAGACTGCCATTCCATTCCATCAATTGCTCACCAGTAAGTAATAGAGGCGCCGTATTGGACGCAATTGACAAGCGCCACAATTTTTTACTTTTATCTATTTGAAAAAAATCACTGGTCTGCTCACGAATCGATCGCCAAAATAATGAACCTTCCTCGTCTTGTAATTTTTCTCCACCCAACTTTAACCAAGCTGCTTTTACAGCTGATTCGACGCCGGATAATCTAAAAAAAAATTTACCGTTTCGATAACAAGTTGCAGATATGGGTAATGATTGCCCCGCCCATCGATTCATTTTGTCAATCGCTGCGGTCTCGCTAGCCGATAAACATACAGTCATTTCAACAGCAGGCTTTGGCAGCACCTTCAAGGATATCTCCAACAACATGCCTAACGTCCCCATCGCCCCTACCATCAAGCGAGACACATCGTAACCCGCGACATTCTTCATGACTTGCCCACCAAAGCGTAAATCCTCACCCTTACCGTTAAGCATTCTGACACCCAGCACAAAATCACGCACAGAACCCGTGGTCGCTCGTCTCGGTCCAGACAATCCAACAGCAACGCAACCACCCAGAGTAGCAGACTGACCGAAATGCGGTGGTTCGAATGGCAACATTTGTCCCTGTTGCTCCAATACCGCTTCAAGTTCGCTCAAACGAGTGCCTGCTCGCGCAGTCACCACCAATTCAGCCGGATCATAATCGACAATGCCGTTACAGGTTTTTGTATCCAAGGTTATAGTAGGCTGACTGGATACTGTATTACCATAAAATTGTTTAGTGTTTCCACCGCAGATGTGTAGTGGCGTTTTATTTTCGGCGGCAGTCCGAATTGTTTCTCGGTAAGAATCGATAACATCCTGCATGAATCAATGACCTTTAAAACCGCGGCAAATGAGCAAATTTGCTCTCGCCTTGATGCACATGCATTGCTCCCAGCTCCGCACAACGATGCAGGGTCGGAACAGCTTTCCCAGGATTTAGCAATCCTAGCGGATCAAATGCAGCTTTGACAGCGTGAAAAATCTCCAACTCAGCACTGCCGAATTGTGTACACATTTGGCTGATTTTTTCTATCCCCACGCCATGTTCACCCGTAATGGTGCCTCCTGCATGAATGCACATTTCGAGTATTTTGGCGCCGAATTCTTCGGTCCTCTCCAATTCGCCTGACTGATTTCCATCATACAGAATCAATGGATGCAAATTACCATCGCCCGCATGAAATACATTCATGCACCGCAGCCCATACTCCTGTGATAATTCCTCGATTCCTTGTAGCACTTCTGCCAATCGCTTACGTGGAATCGTTCCATCCATGCAGTAATAATCTGGAGAAATTCTCCCAGCCGCGGGAAAAGCTGCCTTTCGCCCTGCCCATAAATTCAATCGCTCCTGGTCGTTTTGTGATGTGCTGATTCGCATAGCGCCACTCCGTTGCATAATGAACTGAATACGCGCAATTTCATCCACAACTTCCTCAACATTACCATCCGATTCGCATAACAAAATAGCTTCCGCTTTTAAATCGTAGCCAACTTGCAGAAACTCCTCAACCGCATGAATGGTAATTTTATCCATCATTTCCATACCCGCCGGAATTATTCCAGCACCGATCACACCGGCCACTGCCTGAGCTGCTTTATGCACACTGTCGAACGACGCCATTACCAACTGGGCCTTTTGTGGCAATGGGATCAATTTCACAACAATTTCCGTAACGATCCCAAGCATTCCCTCACTACCTGTCATCAACGCAAGCAAATCGTAACCGGGACTGTCCAAGCCCTCACCACCGATTTCCAGCACCTCGCCAGTAATAGTCAACACCCGTAATTTGAGAATATTATGTACAGTCAAACCATATTTCAAACAATGCACTCCGCCAGAATTTTCCGCTACATTGCCACCTATGGAGCATGCAATTTGTGAAGATGGGTCTGGTGCATAATACAAACCATAAGGT encodes the following:
- a CDS encoding FAD-linked oxidase C-terminal domain-containing protein — its product is MLREQLIRELQAILPVESVLYGDEDLRPYECDGLSAYRQLPQVVVLPHTEAQIIQVLQLCHATQTPVVARGAGTGLSGGALPHASGVLLSLTKLNQIQSIDPLARLAYVQPGVRNLAISEAAKPYGLYYAPDPSSQIACSIGGNVAENSGGVHCLKYGLTVHNILKLRVLTITGEVLEIGGEGLDSPGYDLLALMTGSEGMLGIVTEIVVKLIPLPQKAQLVMASFDSVHKAAQAVAGVIGAGIIPAGMEMMDKITIHAVEEFLQVGYDLKAEAILLCESDGNVEEVVDEIARIQFIMQRSGAMRISTSQNDQERLNLWAGRKAAFPAAGRISPDYYCMDGTIPRKRLAEVLQGIEELSQEYGLRCMNVFHAGDGNLHPLILYDGNQSGELERTEEFGAKILEMCIHAGGTITGEHGVGIEKISQMCTQFGSAELEIFHAVKAAFDPLGLLNPGKAVPTLHRCAELGAMHVHQGESKFAHLPRF
- the glcE gene encoding glycolate oxidase subunit GlcE; this encodes MQDVIDSYRETIRTAAENKTPLHICGGNTKQFYGNTVSSQPTITLDTKTCNGIVDYDPAELVVTARAGTRLSELEAVLEQQGQMLPFEPPHFGQSATLGGCVAVGLSGPRRATTGSVRDFVLGVRMLNGKGEDLRFGGQVMKNVAGYDVSRLMVGAMGTLGMLLEISLKVLPKPAVEMTVCLSASETAAIDKMNRWAGQSLPISATCYRNGKFFFRLSGVESAVKAAWLKLGGEKLQDEEGSLFWRSIREQTSDFFQIDKSKKLWRLSIASNTAPLLLTGEQLMEWNGSLRWLVCDSEGDDRLIYQTAENAGGHATLFRGHSARNGVFHSLSPAILKIHRALKEKFDPAGILNPGRFYPEL